One Prolixibacteraceae bacterium DNA segment encodes these proteins:
- a CDS encoding class I SAM-dependent methyltransferase: MKYDPIKRSLGKVFNRTPFLRIIFYKLLDLLLLRSWHIRKALRKVGPLNSNQSILDAGSGFGQYVYWMSRFFKNSTILGVDVKSEQIEDCNRFFQQIREEERVQFQYADLTKFEDKDRFSLILSVDVMEHIEEDQQVFHHFYHSLKDGGTILISTPSDQGGSDAHEHDHEEDAHGFIDEHVRDGYGIQDITEKLTKAGFHSIDASFSYGKAGKISWKLSMKYPILMLGFSQLLFVFLPIYYLVVFPLCLVFNFIDLIKTHKSGSGLIVVAKK; this comes from the coding sequence ATGAAATACGATCCAATAAAGCGTTCGTTAGGAAAGGTGTTTAATAGAACACCTTTTTTGCGTATTATATTCTACAAACTATTAGATCTTCTTCTTCTTCGATCATGGCATATACGTAAAGCATTGCGTAAAGTTGGTCCACTAAATTCAAATCAATCTATCTTAGATGCTGGTTCTGGTTTTGGGCAATATGTATATTGGATGTCAAGATTTTTCAAAAATAGCACTATTCTTGGAGTAGATGTTAAGAGTGAGCAGATCGAAGATTGTAATCGTTTTTTTCAACAGATAAGAGAAGAAGAAAGAGTACAATTTCAGTATGCTGACCTTACAAAATTTGAAGATAAAGACCGCTTCTCTTTAATATTATCCGTTGATGTAATGGAGCATATTGAAGAGGATCAACAAGTATTTCATCACTTCTACCATAGCCTAAAAGATGGGGGAACAATTCTTATCTCTACTCCGAGTGATCAAGGAGGTAGCGATGCCCATGAGCATGATCATGAAGAGGATGCACATGGCTTTATTGATGAACATGTAAGAGATGGTTATGGAATCCAAGATATTACAGAGAAGTTGACAAAAGCTGGTTTTCACTCTATTGATGCCTCTTTTAGTTATGGTAAAGCTGGGAAAATTAGCTGGAAATTGTCTATGAAATATCCGATTTTAATGCTAGGTTTTTCTCAACTACTGTTTGTTTTCCTTCCAATTTATTACCTTGTAGTTTTTCCACTTTGTTTGGTGTTCAATTTTATTGATTTGATAAAAACACATAAAAGTGGATCTGGTTTAATTGTTGTTGCAAAAAAATAA
- the rbfA gene encoding 30S ribosome-binding factor RbfA, whose translation MEEYSTRQQKVGRLIQKELGEHFRLNATSVFGGRMISVTVVRMSKDLAIGRCYLSIFPSDNVKEYVEEINNISKNIRYSLGQKIKKQVRIIPELSFHVDDSLDYAENIDNLLKS comes from the coding sequence ATGGAAGAGTATTCAACTCGACAACAAAAGGTTGGTAGATTAATTCAGAAAGAGTTAGGCGAACATTTTCGCCTAAATGCGACCTCTGTATTTGGTGGACGTATGATCTCTGTCACAGTCGTTCGTATGAGTAAGGACTTGGCAATAGGAAGGTGTTATCTAAGTATTTTCCCTTCAGATAATGTAAAAGAGTATGTCGAAGAGATAAATAATATTTCAAAGAATATTCGTTATAGCTTAGGACAAAAGATAAAGAAGCAAGTTCGTATAATTCCAGAGCTTTCTTTCCATGTAGATGATAGCTTAGACTATGCAGAAAATATTGATAATCTTTTAAAGAGTTAA
- a CDS encoding VTT domain-containing protein encodes MSKYNIFAKYMDLTTLGLLGLFISAFLAGTIVPFSSEVVLSALILNGYDMYTAIIVATIGNFIGGQTTYYTGYIGKWSWVEKYFRIRKEKIINAQKRFEKWGPISASLSFIPGLGNAIVLGLGFLKIKPKTCALYMLLGKVARYIIWAYITLLV; translated from the coding sequence ATGAGTAAATATAATATCTTTGCGAAATATATGGATTTAACTACATTAGGTCTTCTAGGACTCTTTATTTCAGCCTTCCTCGCAGGAACAATTGTTCCATTCAGTTCAGAGGTCGTTCTCTCAGCGCTAATTCTTAATGGCTATGATATGTATACTGCTATTATTGTTGCCACTATTGGAAACTTTATTGGAGGTCAAACAACATACTATACAGGTTATATAGGTAAGTGGTCATGGGTCGAAAAATATTTCCGTATTCGCAAAGAAAAGATCATAAATGCTCAAAAACGATTTGAGAAATGGGGACCCATAAGTGCCTCATTATCTTTTATACCAGGACTTGGGAATGCAATAGTTTTAGGTCTCGGATTTCTTAAAATAAAACCTAAAACATGTGCTTTGTATATGCTTCTTGGTAAAGTTGCAAGATATATTATCTGGGCTTACATAACTCTTCTTGTTTAA